The DNA segment gctaCTACTattactaaattaaaaataataaaatagataTAGTAACTGTTCAATATTTATTTGGTTGAAATTTCTAACATAGAAATCGACTAAACTAAATggaaacaatattttttttttcaaaccttTCGTTCCTTTGCAAGAAAAAAGCAGCTACTTAGAAAAATATAAttcttttttgtgatttttaattttcttaggTAAAACCTATAAAGGTGAAATAAAGattaaatatataaattaaactttaaaatatttataagtaTGAAAATTCAAATATGataaaaaattaggtgctcacagtcaaaaatactttttttaagAGCCAATACGCCTGTTGACAATTACCTTCGAGCTCGTCTGGTCTCGTATGTTCATCATTAGCTTATGTTAACTTCTCAGAAGTATATATTTAAATGGTTTATTTACACCCAAAAGAAACCAGTTTTTTACCCCCAAAATGTTGTAGTGAATCATTTAGTACTACTCCATACTTCTCGGGACCAAGTTGGATTAGTCGAGCCGCAAAGCGGATACTATACACTAAGAAAACACCTTTAAATATAGTTTGAACTCTTTATTTTTTTAGCTAATGACGAAGAAATTAGACATGGTAAGTCAATACTATGCTAGATTGAGAGGAGGTAAGTCACCACAAATTTTCTGATTAATTACATAACACCATTAGCCTCAAGTAAACATAGATCAAAAGCGGCTTCTGCGGGTTTAACTAAATACATTACTTTCAATTTGAACTATTTTTACATAttctctctttatatatatatatataagacatGACATCCGTATCAAGAGATTTTCTACTCAGAGAAAGTAGAATACATTTTCGAACATTTTCAGAAAATGTAATAAAATCATTTCTTTAACTGAAAATATTAAGAAAAGAATTACAACTAACAACGTAAATATTGCAAGTATAGCCATAAATTAAACATTCTCTGACCGAACTAATATTGCCTAACTTTGTAAGTAGGACCATAACTAGCTAACAATTAATTTTATTGCCTTTTTAAGATGTCTTCTAGTAATTAAAGAAAATGTTTAAAATAATTAGCATAGCCAAAAAGGGACCGTAACTTCGTATATTTGAACTTTGTCAAAATTGATAGCGTTACGTAAGAGATCCCTTCAAATTCAAAGAATCCAGCACGTATGGTTTGGAAAGAGCTACAGTCAGATCTCTCAATAACAATATATCTATATAAAAATACTTCACTATAAAAGTTAAGTTTTTCGGAATCAAtgttcatgttatgttataatatatgcaGAGACGGATTTAGGATTTGAAATTGGCGGGTGCCATAATTCCTTTAATGTATACTTTGTAATGACTAATACGAAATTTGTTAGAAACGCTTAATCGATTTTTTTGAGTTGATTTGGGTCAACCTAATAggtatttttttatttcaaaatttaaaaattacatctcaaatataaaaaaaacgtGATTAGAATTTTAAAATAGGATCACGCCTTTATTATAACAACATAAGTAAAATTAATATTTTCACTGGAAAATTACATCTTTTATGtatattaaaaattaatttacacAAGTAAGATAACATCTGAAAGAGAATTACATCAATCAGaataagaaaattttaaaaaatatttttcataaataaattATACCCCATAAGCATAAATTAGATAAACTATAATTTATCATAAAtcacatttttttttaaagtaatgCTTACGAAATTATAATAATGTGATTTAAATTATATCTAACAATCATCGCATAACACAAACTTTTATGATATAACAAACAAGATGGAAAAAAAATGATCTCAATCCAGAATTCTCATTAAGACCCAAGTTTTTAATCAGAataagaaaatttaaaatgatatttttcatagataaattataccccaTAAGCATAAATTAGATAAACTACAATTTAtcataaatcacatatttttttAAGTAATGCTTATGAAATTATAATAAAGTGATTTATATTATATCTAACAACCATCGCATAACACAAACTTTTATGATATAACAAAAAAGATGGAAAAAAAATTGATCTCAATCCAGAATTCTCATTAAGACCCAAgtttttcagatttgaaagaagAAAACTCATAAATTTAATTAAGAGGATCgcttattttatataattttaaagtTTTAGTCTCTTTTTTGAGTGTTCTTGCTAGAGGTCACATGCAAAATAATAGAATAGAGAAAAGaacaatataaaaaaaataataataaaacgaCAAATAGAAAATTCGGTGGTAGACGAAAAGGGAAATGACTAggacaaaaagaaataaaagcacaaagaaaagagaaagtcAGACAAGATTCAAGATAAATTCAACTTGAATTTTACACACAAGAAAAACTTTCAAAAAGGTCTACCAGCCATGACACCTTTGTCTAGTTTACGGTTGCGGGTGGCAAGACCAGATAATTAACCTAATTTAAGAAAATCTCAACATCGGTATATAAAAATTTTATCATCTTATCGGGTGTCATGCCACCCCTTCTTGAAGGGGTGGATCCGCCCCTGAATATATGTTCTATATAACAACACTTgctataatatttaaaaatattcggaacaaacgaGATTGTTATAGAGAAGTTTGATTGTACTCTGTATCTTTGATGGAATGAGGCTTAATATATTATATTAATATCTTTACTATTATGTATAACAAGACAAAATTTGTGAAGAGAGTTCgttcctttttctatttttaggCTCCATATATTGTTTTGTATTCTTATCTTATTTGTTCGAAAATGACTTTGTTTTGATCAATAGAAAACAAACTTAGTTTCGTTTCCGAATTTATGGATTGAAATCATTCAAACTCACAATGCACCGCATCTACTCTAGTTGCGTTCCTACGCCAATAGCTAAGTCAAAAAAAAACGGTTACGATGTTCAAGAATATTATTGTTTGCCCTTAatacggataacaattaaatttatactcGATTTTAAGAATCATGTATTGATTCAATACAAATAATTAAGGATGTTAGATAAATGAATAAaagataaaacaaataattaaatcAGTTGTAATGCTATGGCCCGCTTGAACTTGGATTGGgcattagttttgccatcaaccgGGCCCTCGGTTCGGAGCCAATAGAGAATGAACAATGAACAGCAAAAAAACAACTTTGCTACATCTAGAGAGCAGTAAAAATGAaattgtattgctttgatatggGTGTTATAATGTGTATTAAATGAAAAATGCTtttcctttatatagtaggagagtttcatccctagtacaattcaaaaaaaggtaaaaatcctcTTTGCTAGTCAATTACAGATTTGTTGCCGATGTCGAGCGAGATCTGTACCGTGATATCTGATAGGATGCGGATATTACGGGCCTTTGTTAGTCGTGTGTAACTGCTGTTGTGCTTTCCAAAGTCTCGGAGCTTGTTTCGGGATGAAGTATTGTCTTATCAAGTCCGGTGGCGACCGCGCCGTTCGGATGTTGGTACGAGACGTTTCGACTTTGATTCTGATCCCATGTAGTCATGTCTTCGCTTTGTTTGATCTACCGGGAATCGGGGTAAATTTGATCTCAATCCAAAATTCCTACCAAGAACCGAGTTTTctgattttgaaagaaaaaaaaactaaaagattTGCGATTATAAGAAACACTTATTTTAtggaatttttaaattttggagGTTCTTTTTTTAGTGTTCGTGCTATAGATCACAGATAAAATAATAGAAtagataaaaaatataaaaattaataaacGACAAATAGGAAATTGGAAGGTagtcaaaaagaaaaatgattgggacaaaggaaatagaaagcacaacaaaaaagaaaagtcaGACAAGGTTCAAAATAAATTGGAACTTGAATTTTACACACGAGAAAAGCAGGCCTACAATACATGTCACATTTGTCTAGTTTGCGATTAGGGGTGACAAGATCAAATATTTAACCTAGTTTAAAAAATTTCTacataaatatataataattttaccaACCTAGCGGGTGTCATACCACCCGTACCCTAAAGGATGGATCCGCTCCTAGTCATATATACATAGTATTATTATCCAGCGAAAAGTGTTCAATTGACCGGACTTGCTAGTGGTAGCTCCATATGTAGTAAATGTTACCAAATTTTGTCATACAATGAAAAATATAGAGGACAAAGATCTTCATTTTTACTTAATTAAGCTTCTAGGAAGATTCACATCAACTACACATGCAATTGATAAGTAGGAATAGCAACTAAATGTTGAGCTCTAGCTGTAACTAAACCAAATTTCTCAGTCATATCTAAATCTTCTGGCGCCATACCATTTGGTAGTTCCCAATCAAAGCAATGAACCAATTGCGCTAACACCAAGCGAACAATGGTGAGCCCTAATTGTAATCCGGGGCAACTCCTTCTCCCTGAGCCAAATGGTAAAAGTTGAAAATCACGTCCCCTAAGATCGATGTTGCTACCAACAAACCTTTCTGGCTTGAACTTCTCGGGTTCGGGCCAGGCTTCTGGATCTCTTCCAATTGCCCAAGTATTTACTAAAATTCTTGAACCTTTAGGTATATCAAAACCATCAACAATACAATCTTCAATGGATTCACGAGGAAGTAATAGTGGTGCAACAGGGTGAAGCCTAAAACCTTCTTTTACAACCATATCTAAGTAATCTAATTTTTCCAAATCTGATTCTTCCACCATTCTGTTTGTGCCAACTACTTGTTCCAACTCATTTTGTAATTTCTTCATTACATTAGGATGCCTTAGAAGTTCAGTGAAAGTCCAATCAATTGCTGTTGATGCAGTGTCCATTGAAGCTATTAACATGTCCTGCATagagagtttttttttttcagtTGCTAATTAAAGTCATAGTAagaggtcgtttggttggaaaatAAGTTATCTCAGGATTAATTATTCCAAGATTAATTATCCCGGGATTATTATCCCACCTTTCCATTGGGATAAAAATAATACTACAATCCTGAGATTAGTTACCGCGATTTTATTCCAACCAAACGtgggataaactcatctcaaTTTTAATCTCGGGATTAATTATACCTTATCCCTCGTATTATCAGTTAGTCTtttacataatatatatatatatatatatatatatatatggccgAACCACTTTCAAGGCGGCATTCTGGCGGTTACATGCGTGTAGTCGACGAATGCGTAAGCTAAAAGACTATGACTACAAGACAGGTCGGAAGTCCAAAAAGTCACAAAAGGCTTCTTGTTTGAGAAAGCATATTAAGAGGGCCAAGCCTGTATAGGAAATCCCAATAGTAAAATTTGGCATGAGATCAAAGGTTTGATTGAGAGCTATAAGTTCTAAATATTCTTGATAATATTAAAGGTAGTAAGAGTTTACGATGGGTGGAAAAGCATGAGGGGACCCCTGTGGTTAGACTAACTAGCCTCTAAGGTTAGCGAGGTTCCTGCTATGGTGAAGTCAAAGATCTTTCACTATAGTAGAAAGAAGacagagtttttttttttttttttggggggggggggggaggggcgAGGAGAGGGAGTGAGCACTTGCAAGAGAGCAACCGGCAGATCTAAAACTGCTATAGTAAAGTAGAACGAAAGTACCTCCCAAAGAACCAAGGCGGGATGTGAAGTAAGTATTTGTTGAATCAATGATATGAATCTAAAGATTGAACCATCtaaatttaaattctgaattctCCCCTTACCACGAAAAACAAAATGACTAAAACTAGATTAAATGAATGAGTGTGCCATTAACATTACCAGCAAAACAGCTTTGATATGGCGACGATCGAACTCGAATTCAGCTTCTCCAGATTGCATAATAGCCATCATAGTATCAACAATATCCTTGGCTTGCTTATTCTCCCTCTTGGAATCTTGAACATGTTCATCAATAATTTTCTCGAAAAAATCATCAAAAATCTTTGCCAATTTTTTCATACGTGGAACAAATCCCTGCAAATCAAACCTatcaagaaaaggaaaaaactCACCAATATTTGGTGTTGCAGTTATAACTAATGTCTCTTGAATTACATCTTTAAAACCCCTTTCATCAAATTCTTCATCCATATATTTCTTCCCAAATACCATTAAACAAGCCATATTTGCACTTAATGAAGCAAGTTTAGCACTAATATCAACCTCAATACCATTAGAAGCTGCTCTATTGAGAAAAGTcacaaaatttccaatttcttgTTTTCTCATGGCCTGAAATGAATTGATCTTGAGACTACTAAGCAATTCTAACGTACATAATTTTCGCATATTTCGCCAATAAGGACCATATTTACCAAAAGTAAGATTTCTTTGATTATATCCAATATATTGAGCAGCTGTATTATATGGTCTACTAGCAAAAACAAGATCATGTTTTTTCAAGAATAGTTCAGCAGCATGAGGAGATGAAGCAACAATGATAGGAACTAGACCAAATCTCATACTCATTATAGGACCATGTTTTTTGGCTATTTGATAAAGATCTTGATGTAGGTTTTTGCCAATCATAAATAGATTTCCAATAATTGGAAACCCTTTTGGACCTGGAggaagtttctttttctttttcatgaaTTTGTTGTGTAATTGTTGAAGAATGTATAGGACTATTACAACTAGTGAAAGAACTTGCCAAATTGAGGCCATGGTTGGAAATTAATGTGTTTTTGCTTCCTAACTTGCAAATAATATATAGAACTTAGTTACCACCACAGAGGTAATGTGGTGCAGCGGATATGGTCGCTCGGTCTCGAGTTTGAGTTCCGagtatggaaaaatccttggtagggagcATCACCTCCGAATGGGGCCCAATCCGGCGCGAATCCgaatatagtcgggctccaatgtatatatatataacttagtTACCACCAAGGAATGTGGTGCAGCGGATGAGACTGCTCTTTCATTAAtcag comes from the Nicotiana sylvestris chromosome 4, ASM39365v2, whole genome shotgun sequence genome and includes:
- the LOC104247645 gene encoding cytochrome P450 71AU50-like, which encodes MASIWQVLSLVVIVLYILQQLHNKFMKKKKKLPPGPKGFPIIGNLFMIGKNLHQDLYQIAKKHGPIMSMRFGLVPIIVASSPHAAELFLKKHDLVFASRPYNTAAQYIGYNQRNLTFGKYGPYWRNMRKLCTLELLSSLKINSFQAMRKQEIGNFVTFLNRAASNGIEVDISAKLASLSANMACLMVFGKKYMDEEFDERGFKDVIQETLVITATPNIGEFFPFLDRFDLQGFVPRMKKLAKIFDDFFEKIIDEHVQDSKRENKQAKDIVDTMMAIMQSGEAEFEFDRRHIKAVLLDMLIASMDTASTAIDWTFTELLRHPNVMKKLQNELEQVVGTNRMVEESDLEKLDYLDMVVKEGFRLHPVAPLLLPRESIEDCIVDGFDIPKGSRILVNTWAIGRDPEAWPEPEKFKPERFVGSNIDLRGRDFQLLPFGSGRRSCPGLQLGLTIVRLVLAQLVHCFDWELPNGMAPEDLDMTEKFGLVTARAQHLVAIPTYQLHV